In Triticum urartu cultivar G1812 chromosome 6, Tu2.1, whole genome shotgun sequence, the following proteins share a genomic window:
- the LOC125514864 gene encoding triacylglycerol lipase OBL1 encodes MASDGDGVHGGGGGFCNSDFMELRPEKGGVRDLLHLLWSPNVAENDAVDCPTGTEIESARRRWAVFVSLVAQMVLLWAKRPVALLGRAAEYWMNLLNENGGGVLPLLANALHGKVKMPDRASLNYRSCIGLLDTRVELDKKIKPGDSNYHAALSIMAAKLAYENELVISSVVQNHWHMEFLGFYNCWNDYEEDYTTQAFMLADAPAPDATLAVVAFCGTKPFDTEQWCTDVDFSWYQLPGAGAGCRVHGGFMKALGLQRRGGGWPRDVADPTGAGNGRPFAYYAIREKLKRFLDGNPGARFAVAGHSLGGALAVLFPTVLALHGEEAVLGRLQGVYTFGQPRVGDERLGAFMAPHLENPSRYFRFVYCNDIVPRVPYDDSTLLFKHFGTCLYFDSFYRGQVTVEEPNKNYFSVLAVAPKLVNAWWELARSFLIGYAEGPEYAEGWLMRLARVAALVMPGLPPHAPQDYVNATRLGAASLGPLELAEQPL; translated from the exons ATGGCCTCCGACGGCGATGGCGTCCACGGCGGAGGAGGAGGCTTCTGCAACAGCGACTTCATGGAGCTGCGGCCGGAGAAGGGCGGGGTGCGCGACCTCCTCCACCTCCTGTGGTCGCCGAACGTCGCGGAGAACGACGCCGTGGACTGCCCCACGGGCACGGAGATCGAatcggcgcggcggcggtgggccGTGTTCGTGTCGCTGGTGGCGCAGATGGTGCTCCTGTGGGCGAAGCGGCCAGTGGCGCTGCTGGGGCGGGCGGCCGAGTACTGGATGAACCTCCTCAACGAGAACGGCGGCGGCGTCCTCCCGCTCCTCGCCAACGCCCTGCATG GGAAGGTGAAAATGCCAGACAGAGCGTCCCTGAACTACCGTTCCTGCATCGGGCTGCTCGACACGAGGGTCGAGCTGGACAAGAAGATCAAACCCGGGGACAGCAACTACCACGCCGCGCTGTCGATCATGGCGGCGAAGCTGGCCTACGAGAACGAGCTCGTCATCAGCAGCGTCGTGCAGAACCACTGGCACATGGAGTTCCTGGGCTTCTACAACTGCTGGAACG ACTATGAAGAGGACTATACGACGCAGGCGTTCATGCTGGCGGACGCGCCGGCGCCGGACGCGACGCTGGCGGTGGTGGCCTTCTGCGGCACCAAGCCGTTCGACACGGAGCAGTGGTGCACGGACGTGGACTTCTCCTGGTACCAGCTCCCGGGCGCCGGAGCCGGCTGCCGCGTCCACGGCGGCTTCATGAAGGCGCTGGGCCTgcagcggcgcggcggcggctggccGAGGGACGTCGCCGACCCCACCGGCGCCGGCAACGGCAGGCCGTTCGCCTACTACGCCATCAGGGAGAAGCTCAAACGTTTCCTGGACGGCAACCCGGGCGCCAGGTTCGCGGTCGCCGGGCACAGCCTGGGTGGCGCGCTGGCCGTGCTGTTCCCGACCGTGCTGGCGCTGCACGGGGAGGAGGCCGTGCTGGGGAGGCTGCAGGGCGTGTACACGTTCGGGCAGCCCCGCGTGGGCGACGAGCGGCTCGGGGCCTTCATGGCGCCGCACCTCGAGAACCCCAGCCGGTACTTCAGGTTCGTCTACTGCAACGACATCGTGCCCCGTGTGCCCTACGACGACTCCACGCTCCTCTTCAAGCACTTCGGGACCTGCCTCTACTTCGACAGCTTCTACAGAGGACAG GTGACCGTGGAGGAGCCCAACAAGAACTACTTCTCGGTGCTGGCCGTGGCGCCCAAGCTGGTGAACGCGTGGTGGGAGCTCGCCCGGAGCTTCCTCATCGGCTACGCGGAGGGGCCCGAGTACGCCGAGGGGTGGCTGATGCGGCTGGCCAGGGTCGCCGCGCTGGTGATGCCGGGGCTGCCACCGCACGCGCCGCAGGACTACGTCAACGCCACCAGGCTCGGGGCGGCGTCGCTCGGGCCGCTCGAGCTAGCCGAGCAGCCATTGTAA